The Paracoccus sediminicola genome has a segment encoding these proteins:
- a CDS encoding DMT family transporter, translating to MTGKNRSAQSLGIAAMCAAMFMLPMGDALTKLITRVLHPTDVTAIRSVIQLAALGLAALALRKLLSGRSLSWLSLASGLLNAVISLSLITAFKFMPIATAIAIFFVEPLLLTILAGPFLGERPGPRRYVAVAVGMIGTLIILRPNFSEFGWVVALPLIAALAFAFNMIVTRKATRHSSPLSFQIGASLFGASALVAISLLQPAEAVGPLAALSAAPGWVLIGLVASGALAALSFLTLTYAFAQAEASVLAPFQYLEILGATLVGYVVFGDGLDGLTLLGTLIVLGSGLYVIHRERRAEQDIRITPARADR from the coding sequence ATGACCGGCAAGAACAGATCCGCCCAATCCCTCGGCATCGCCGCCATGTGCGCGGCGATGTTCATGCTGCCGATGGGCGACGCGCTGACCAAGCTCATCACCCGCGTGCTGCATCCAACCGATGTGACCGCGATCCGCTCGGTGATCCAGCTTGCCGCGCTGGGGCTTGCCGCGCTGGCGCTGCGGAAATTGCTGTCGGGGCGGTCCCTGTCCTGGCTGTCGCTTGCCTCGGGGCTGCTGAATGCGGTGATCTCGCTTTCGCTGATTACCGCGTTCAAGTTCATGCCCATCGCCACCGCCATCGCCATCTTCTTTGTCGAGCCGCTGCTGCTGACCATTCTCGCCGGTCCCTTTCTGGGCGAGCGTCCCGGCCCGCGCCGCTATGTCGCGGTGGCGGTCGGCATGATCGGCACGCTCATCATCCTGCGCCCGAATTTCTCCGAGTTCGGCTGGGTGGTGGCACTGCCGCTGATCGCCGCGCTCGCATTTGCCTTCAACATGATCGTCACCCGCAAGGCCACGCGGCACTCCTCGCCGCTGAGCTTCCAGATCGGCGCATCCCTGTTCGGCGCATCGGCGCTGGTCGCGATCTCGCTGCTGCAACCCGCAGAGGCGGTCGGCCCGCTCGCGGCGCTGTCCGCGGCGCCGGGATGGGTGCTGATCGGGCTGGTCGCCTCTGGCGCGCTTGCCGCGCTCTCTTTCCTGACTCTGACTTATGCCTTCGCGCAGGCCGAGGCGAGCGTGCTGGCGCCGTTCCAGTATCTGGAAATCCTCGGCGCGACACTTGTCGGCTATGTCGTCTTCGGAGACGGGCTGGACGGGCTGACCCTGCTCGGCACGCTGATCGTGCTTGGCTCGGGGCTTTACGTGATCCACCGAGAGCGCCGCGCCGAGCAGGACATCCGCATCACCCCCGCCCGCGCCGACCGCTGA
- a CDS encoding tetratricopeptide repeat protein yields the protein MKLIHSLALACLIALPVTTASAQPAFAQDDAPPPPRPDRVQDGEGATQDSGGDAPAMTAPEAEPETPPAPLTQDLVGPYLAARTAAIENDFDAAAEYYLRALRQDPQSPYLNDSTLVSLMASGQIDRAIQVADEVIDSSGTGMSSRLVELVERARAAGEEDWAGLLDALDSSAASEDDGSEQLLDGMLRAWALLGDGRASDADAAFERIRQIPGTAALVDYHMALAKALVGDFETAAELLQSDGPDSNVMAAIVEAQVLAQLDRRDDALAVLEPLEGMGIDGVVDDLAARLRDGEDIRFDVVSSPSDGIAQVFLTFATLLSNDVDPNPLALIHARLASYIAPDMADARLMVAQMLQSLGQYDAAETEFDALREQGEMRPTAELVRIDALARADRVADAEKAALALTAAQPDLAEGWIALGDLMRQQEKWAQALPAYDKAIALIGTDNPDDVWFALYARAIALERLDQFDRAEADLRAALEIRPDNAQMLNYLGYSFVDRGENMDEALRLIERAVELSPDDGYILDSLGWVLYRLGRYQEAVAPQERAVAMMSNDSLVNDHLGDIYWKVGRKREAEIQWQRALSLDPETEADAHRIRAKLDRGLDAVLNEEAANGGTLPPPPDAREEGEATAEEE from the coding sequence ATGAAACTGATCCACTCGCTGGCACTTGCCTGCCTCATCGCCCTGCCGGTCACCACGGCGTCGGCGCAGCCCGCATTCGCACAGGATGACGCGCCGCCGCCGCCGCGGCCGGACCGGGTGCAGGACGGTGAGGGCGCAACGCAGGATAGCGGCGGCGACGCACCGGCGATGACCGCGCCGGAGGCAGAGCCGGAAACGCCGCCCGCGCCGCTGACACAGGATCTGGTCGGCCCGTATCTGGCCGCCCGGACCGCCGCCATCGAGAATGATTTCGACGCCGCCGCCGAGTACTATCTGCGCGCGCTGCGTCAGGACCCGCAATCGCCTTACCTCAATGACAGCACGCTCGTGTCGCTGATGGCATCGGGCCAGATCGACCGTGCCATTCAGGTCGCCGACGAGGTGATCGACAGCTCTGGCACCGGCATGAGCTCGCGCCTCGTCGAGCTGGTCGAGCGGGCCCGTGCCGCCGGAGAAGAGGACTGGGCCGGGCTTCTCGACGCGCTCGACAGTAGCGCCGCCTCGGAAGACGATGGCTCCGAGCAGTTGCTGGACGGCATGCTGCGGGCCTGGGCGCTTCTCGGCGATGGGCGTGCCTCGGATGCCGATGCGGCGTTCGAACGGATCCGGCAGATCCCCGGAACCGCCGCCCTGGTCGATTACCACATGGCCCTGGCAAAAGCTCTTGTCGGTGATTTCGAGACCGCTGCCGAATTGCTTCAAAGCGATGGGCCGGACAGCAATGTCATGGCCGCCATCGTTGAGGCGCAGGTGCTGGCGCAGCTCGACCGTCGAGACGATGCGCTTGCCGTGCTGGAGCCGCTCGAGGGAATGGGGATCGATGGCGTGGTCGACGATCTGGCAGCCCGGCTCCGCGATGGCGAAGACATTCGCTTCGATGTGGTCTCCTCCCCGAGCGACGGTATCGCGCAGGTGTTTCTGACCTTCGCCACGCTGCTGTCGAACGATGTCGATCCGAACCCGCTGGCGCTGATCCATGCGAGGCTGGCCAGCTATATCGCGCCGGACATGGCCGATGCCCGGCTTATGGTCGCCCAGATGCTGCAATCGCTCGGCCAGTATGACGCCGCCGAGACGGAATTCGACGCGCTGCGCGAGCAGGGCGAGATGCGTCCCACCGCCGAGTTGGTGCGCATTGATGCCCTCGCCCGCGCCGATCGGGTGGCCGATGCAGAAAAGGCCGCGCTTGCCCTGACGGCCGCGCAACCGGATCTGGCCGAGGGCTGGATCGCGCTCGGCGATCTGATGCGCCAGCAGGAGAAATGGGCCCAGGCGCTGCCCGCCTATGACAAGGCCATCGCCCTGATCGGCACCGACAACCCCGATGATGTCTGGTTCGCGCTTTATGCCCGCGCCATCGCGCTGGAGCGGCTCGACCAGTTCGATCGCGCCGAAGCGGATTTGCGCGCGGCGCTCGAAATCCGCCCAGATAATGCGCAGATGCTGAATTACCTGGGCTATTCCTTCGTCGATCGCGGCGAGAACATGGACGAGGCGCTGCGTCTGATCGAACGCGCTGTCGAGCTGTCGCCCGATGATGGCTATATCCTCGATTCGCTTGGCTGGGTGCTGTATCGGCTCGGCCGCTATCAGGAGGCCGTGGCGCCGCAGGAACGCGCCGTCGCGATGATGAGCAACGACTCGCTGGTCAACGACCATCTCGGGGACATCTACTGGAAGGTCGGACGCAAGCGCGAGGCCGAGATCCAGTGGCAGCGCGCGCTCAGCCTCGACCCGGAAACCGAAGCCGATGCCCACCGCATCCGCGCCAAGCTTGATCGCGGGCTGGATGCGGTGCTGAATGAAGAAGCGGCCAATGGCGGCACGCTGCCTCCGCCGCCGGACGCCCGGGAAGAGGGTGAGGCAACGGCCGAAGAGGAATGA
- the acpS gene encoding holo-ACP synthase gives MILGIGTDLANIERIQGVLDRHGDRFRNRVFTERELAKAARRKDEAGTLAKRWAAKEACSKALGTGLAMGIAWRDMSVSNLRTGQPIMHLTGWAEARLAKMTPPGHRAVVHVTLTDDHPWAQAFVLIEALPEPG, from the coding sequence GTGATCCTCGGCATCGGGACCGATCTCGCGAATATCGAGCGTATTCAGGGCGTTCTGGACCGTCATGGCGACCGTTTCCGCAACCGGGTATTTACCGAGCGCGAACTGGCCAAGGCCGCGCGGCGAAAGGATGAGGCCGGGACGCTGGCAAAGCGTTGGGCGGCGAAGGAGGCCTGTTCCAAGGCGCTTGGCACCGGGCTGGCGATGGGGATTGCGTGGCGGGACATGTCGGTCAGCAATCTGCGCACGGGCCAGCCGATCATGCATCTGACGGGCTGGGCCGAGGCGCGTCTGGCGAAGATGACCCCACCGGGGCACCGGGCGGTGGTGCATGTCACCCTGACCGACGATCACCCCTGGGCGCAGGCTTTCGTGCTGATCGAGGCTCTGCCGGAACCGGGCTGA
- a CDS encoding 4-(cytidine 5'-diphospho)-2-C-methyl-D-erythritol kinase translates to MSVTEFAPAKLNLTLHVTGQRADGYHLLDSLVIFVTAGDVVTLTGGPLSLSVEGAFAKGLSDDDNLCLRAARMAGREAAITLTKNLPVASGLGGGSADAAAVLRGLARMGAALPEAPERLGADLPVCLAGRPARMRGIGEMLDPLPALPELHLVVVNPRQSVSTPQVYKALDRRDNPPMPPVPDSFDLAGLIAYLETCRNDLQDPAIAICPSIATVLRALRDEGALLARMSGSGASCFGIFLDAAAAGLAAYRIGAAHESWWITATRLASPPVPV, encoded by the coding sequence ATGAGCGTAACCGAATTCGCGCCGGCCAAGCTGAACCTGACCCTGCATGTCACAGGTCAGCGCGCGGATGGCTATCACCTGCTGGATTCGCTGGTCATCTTTGTCACTGCCGGGGACGTTGTAACCCTAACCGGCGGCCCGCTTTCGCTCAGCGTCGAGGGGGCTTTTGCAAAGGGTCTTTCGGACGATGATAATCTCTGCCTGCGTGCCGCGCGCATGGCGGGACGCGAAGCCGCGATCACGCTGACCAAGAACCTGCCCGTGGCCTCTGGCCTTGGGGGCGGCTCTGCGGATGCGGCGGCGGTTCTGCGCGGGCTGGCGCGGATGGGCGCGGCATTGCCGGAAGCGCCTGAGCGGCTTGGTGCCGATCTGCCGGTCTGTCTTGCAGGACGGCCCGCGCGGATGCGCGGCATCGGAGAGATGCTGGACCCATTGCCCGCGCTGCCCGAGCTTCATCTGGTCGTGGTGAATCCCCGGCAGTCCGTCTCGACCCCGCAGGTCTATAAGGCACTGGACCGGAGGGACAATCCGCCCATGCCGCCCGTGCCGGACAGCTTCGATCTCGCGGGTCTGATCGCCTATCTCGAGACCTGCCGCAACGATCTGCAAGACCCCGCCATCGCAATTTGCCCCAGCATCGCTACAGTGCTGCGCGCATTGCGCGACGAGGGGGCTCTGCTGGCCCGCATGTCCGGTTCTGGCGCAAGCTGCTTTGGGATCTTCCTGGATGCAGCGGCGGCCGGGCTGGCCGCCTATCGGATCGGCGCGGCGCATGAAAGCTGGTGGATCACGGCGACGAGACTCGCATCGCCGCCCGTGCCGGTCTAG
- a CDS encoding DUF1491 family protein, which translates to MAERLAAHVWVGAYLTRLGLADIPAYVLRHGDDTAGAVMVKCATLDGNATLWRREWDFETDTRPWTRIATGPEPEIDATIHRETGFDPDLWVIEIESRNGRTLLDEPGLG; encoded by the coding sequence ATGGCTGAACGGCTCGCCGCGCATGTCTGGGTCGGGGCCTATCTGACCCGGCTGGGCCTCGCCGACATTCCCGCCTATGTGCTGCGCCACGGCGACGACACGGCGGGCGCGGTCATGGTCAAATGCGCGACGCTGGACGGCAATGCGACGCTCTGGCGGCGGGAATGGGATTTCGAGACCGACACCCGTCCCTGGACCCGCATCGCCACCGGCCCCGAGCCGGAAATCGATGCCACGATACACCGCGAAACCGGCTTCGACCCCGATCTCTGGGTGATCGAGATCGAAAGCCGCAACGGCCGTACCCTGTTGGACGAGCCCGGCCTTGGCTGA
- the rarD gene encoding EamA family transporter RarD: MERRPQYADSPKGFAFALAAYGIWGFLPLYMKLLSDIPPVEVIAHRIIWSLPVAGAVLLAQRRTDDIRAAIARPRLLLMAALTASLVTVNWLIYVWSIINDHALEAALGYYINPLFSVTLAALLLGERLSPLQLAAVGLAALAVTILTAETGSLPLVAVGLTFSWGFYAFFKRSLPLGPNQGFTLEVMLLCLPALGYLVWLHLNGGGHFGRSWSASLLLIGTGPLTAIPLMCYANGAKLLRLSTIGIMQYITPTMIFFIAVWLFDEPFEGAQLIAFPLIWAALLIYCYTLMQSARARRRAAQSEASLRPE, from the coding sequence ATGGAACGCCGCCCTCAATATGCCGATTCGCCGAAAGGCTTCGCCTTCGCGCTTGCCGCCTACGGGATCTGGGGCTTCCTGCCGCTTTATATGAAGCTGCTTTCCGATATTCCGCCGGTCGAGGTCATCGCCCATCGGATCATCTGGTCGCTGCCGGTGGCCGGCGCAGTCCTTCTGGCGCAGCGGCGCACCGACGATATCCGCGCGGCCATTGCCAGGCCCCGGCTGCTTCTCATGGCGGCGCTGACGGCCTCGCTGGTGACGGTCAACTGGCTGATCTATGTCTGGTCGATCATCAACGATCACGCCCTCGAGGCAGCGCTCGGCTATTACATCAACCCGCTCTTTTCGGTGACGCTGGCCGCGTTGCTGCTTGGCGAAAGGCTCAGCCCGCTGCAACTGGCAGCGGTGGGTCTTGCGGCGCTGGCTGTCACCATCCTGACAGCCGAAACCGGCAGCCTCCCACTCGTTGCCGTCGGGCTGACCTTTTCCTGGGGCTTCTATGCGTTCTTCAAGCGATCCCTGCCGCTCGGACCCAATCAGGGTTTTACGCTAGAAGTGATGCTGCTCTGCCTGCCCGCCCTTGGCTATCTGGTCTGGCTGCATCTGAACGGCGGAGGCCATTTCGGCCGCTCCTGGAGCGCGTCGCTCCTGCTGATCGGCACCGGCCCGCTCACCGCGATCCCGCTGATGTGCTATGCGAATGGCGCCAAGCTGCTGCGCCTCTCGACCATCGGGATTATGCAATACATCACCCCGACAATGATCTTTTTCATCGCTGTCTGGCTGTTCGACGAACCGTTCGAGGGCGCCCAGCTGATCGCCTTCCCGCTGATCTGGGCGGCCCTGCTGATCTATTGCTATACGCTCATGCAATCGGCCCGCGCCCGTCGCCGCGCCGCGCAGTCCGAGGCTTCTCTGCGCCCCGAATAG
- a CDS encoding SDR family oxidoreductase — protein MRQIAIITGGSKGIGAETARLFAAEGHDICISYLSDEAGAAQVVADCKAQGARAIAVQGDIGQEASAEALFAHCEAELGRPRALINNAGIIGQTGRLEDLPAATLEATFRANVYGVIFCTQAAIPRMSTAQGGAGGAIVNMGSIAAVLGSPGTYVHYAATKAAVESLSIGAGKELGPEGIRVNAIRVGTAETSIHERSGNPDRPKQVAAQTPLGRIASPKDVAEAALWLASDRASFVTGTVLTVSGGFTP, from the coding sequence ATGCGGCAGATCGCGATCATCACAGGCGGCAGCAAGGGGATCGGCGCCGAGACGGCGCGGCTCTTTGCGGCAGAGGGCCATGACATCTGCATCAGCTATCTTTCCGACGAGGCCGGCGCGGCGCAGGTCGTGGCGGATTGCAAGGCGCAGGGCGCGCGGGCCATCGCCGTGCAGGGAGATATCGGGCAGGAGGCCAGCGCCGAGGCTCTGTTCGCGCATTGCGAGGCCGAGCTTGGGCGGCCCCGCGCGCTGATCAACAATGCCGGGATCATCGGGCAGACCGGACGGCTGGAGGATCTGCCCGCCGCGACGCTGGAGGCCACGTTCCGTGCCAATGTCTATGGCGTGATCTTCTGCACGCAGGCGGCGATCCCGCGCATGTCCACCGCGCAGGGCGGTGCGGGCGGGGCTATCGTGAATATGGGCTCGATCGCGGCGGTGCTGGGCAGTCCGGGGACATATGTCCACTACGCCGCGACCAAGGCGGCAGTCGAATCGCTGAGCATCGGCGCTGGCAAGGAGCTGGGTCCGGAAGGCATTCGGGTCAACGCGATCCGGGTCGGCACGGCAGAGACCTCGATCCACGAGCGCAGCGGCAACCCAGACCGCCCGAAACAGGTCGCGGCGCAGACGCCTCTGGGCCGCATCGCCAGCCCGAAAGACGTGGCCGAGGCGGCGCTATGGCTGGCCTCGGACAGGGCATCCTTCGTGACCGGGACGGTGCTGACCGTGTCGGGCGGGTTCACGCCCTGA
- the rnc gene encoding ribonuclease III: MKVSTELREFMARLGHDFARPELLIQALTHGSVASPTRPHNQRLEFLGDRVLGLTMAEALYAADSAASEGQLAPRYNALVRGETCAEVARQIGLGDVLKLGRSEMMSGGRRKEALLADAMEAVLAAIYLDAGFETARAVILRHWSDRLDSVEDDARDAKTALQEWAQANGMSPPHYEVTGRKGPDHAPEFEITVTLDDGRHAVSRGKGTKRSIEQEAAQAMLMEIGG; encoded by the coding sequence GTGAAGGTCTCGACCGAACTGCGCGAGTTCATGGCCCGGCTGGGGCATGACTTTGCGCGGCCCGAGCTGCTGATTCAGGCGCTGACCCACGGCTCGGTCGCCTCGCCGACACGGCCGCATAACCAGCGGCTCGAATTTCTCGGGGACCGGGTGCTGGGCCTGACCATGGCCGAGGCGCTTTATGCCGCCGACAGCGCCGCCAGCGAAGGCCAGCTCGCCCCGCGCTACAACGCGCTTGTCCGGGGCGAGACCTGCGCCGAGGTCGCCCGCCAGATCGGGCTGGGCGATGTGCTCAAGCTGGGCCGTTCGGAAATGATGTCGGGCGGACGCCGGAAAGAAGCACTGCTCGCCGACGCGATGGAGGCGGTGCTGGCGGCGATCTATCTCGATGCCGGGTTCGAAACCGCCCGCGCGGTGATCCTGCGCCACTGGTCGGACCGGCTCGACAGCGTCGAGGACGACGCCCGCGATGCCAAGACCGCGCTTCAGGAATGGGCGCAGGCCAATGGCATGTCCCCGCCCCACTACGAGGTCACGGGCCGCAAGGGCCCCGACCACGCCCCGGAATTCGAAATCACCGTGACGCTGGATGATGGACGCCACGCCGTATCGCGCGGCAAAGGCACCAAGCGCAGCATCGAACAGGAAGCCGCGCAGGCAATGCTGATGGAGATCGGGGGTTGA
- a CDS encoding RluA family pseudouridine synthase codes for MSFTYAPPADPPEILHDDHEILVVNKQAGLLSVPGRGPDKADCLIERLRGAFPTVLLVHRLDMDTSGVMVFALTPHAQRHLSQQFETRRVKKTYIARVCGEVGDKTGTVELPLIVDWPNRPRQKVDFEAGRPARTDWRVVKATPAETRIRLMPVTGRSHQLRVHMAETGHPILGDPLYATGAAADHPRLMLHAETLRLRHPDSGVQQSFSAKPPF; via the coding sequence GTGAGCTTCACCTACGCGCCACCGGCCGATCCGCCCGAGATCCTGCATGACGATCACGAAATTCTCGTCGTCAACAAGCAGGCCGGACTGCTCTCGGTGCCGGGGCGCGGCCCCGACAAGGCCGACTGCCTGATCGAGCGGCTCCGCGGCGCCTTCCCGACCGTGCTGCTGGTGCACCGACTGGACATGGACACATCGGGGGTGATGGTTTTCGCGCTCACCCCGCATGCGCAGCGGCATTTGTCGCAACAGTTCGAGACGCGCCGGGTCAAGAAAACCTATATCGCCCGCGTGTGCGGCGAAGTCGGCGACAAGACCGGCACTGTCGAGCTGCCGCTGATCGTGGACTGGCCCAATCGCCCCCGGCAGAAGGTCGATTTCGAGGCCGGCCGTCCCGCACGAACCGACTGGCGCGTGGTCAAGGCGACGCCTGCCGAGACGCGGATCCGGCTCATGCCGGTGACCGGGCGCAGCCACCAGCTTCGCGTGCATATGGCCGAGACGGGCCATCCGATCCTGGGAGACCCGCTCTATGCGACGGGAGCGGCGGCGGACCATCCGCGGCTGATGCTCCATGCCGAGACCTTGCGCCTGCGCCATCCCGACAGCGGCGTGCAGCAGAGCTTTTCCGCCAAGCCGCCCTTCTGA
- a CDS encoding pore-forming ESAT-6 family protein → MFKTSALALGFALTAGLAAAQETAPQQDPDMAVSAAQNQLGVLEYCVAEGHIDGAAVETQNELITMMPAATDQDAVDAAYAKGQEGTVSAMGVEQTLADAAAAQGSDEAALCAQLASLVEQAGEQVSQQQ, encoded by the coding sequence ATGTTCAAGACATCCGCTCTCGCACTGGGCTTTGCGCTCACCGCCGGGCTGGCCGCCGCGCAGGAGACCGCGCCGCAGCAGGACCCGGATATGGCGGTGTCCGCCGCCCAGAACCAGCTCGGCGTGCTGGAATATTGCGTTGCCGAGGGGCATATCGACGGCGCCGCCGTCGAGACCCAGAACGAGCTGATCACGATGATGCCCGCCGCTACCGATCAGGACGCGGTCGATGCCGCCTATGCCAAGGGGCAGGAGGGCACGGTCAGCGCGATGGGCGTTGAGCAGACCCTCGCCGACGCCGCCGCCGCGCAGGGCTCCGACGAGGCCGCGCTGTGTGCGCAGCTTGCCTCGCTGGTCGAGCAGGCGGGCGAGCAGGTTTCTCAGCAGCAGTAA
- the lepB gene encoding signal peptidase I — protein sequence MAKAEKKDGIWETVKTIFWALVIAGIFRTLFFQPFYIPSGSMKDTLLIGDFLFVNKMAYGYSQYSCPFSMCPIEGRILGSQPERGDVVVFRHPTRGVDYIKRVVGLPGDTVQMTEGRLIINGEPAEYEKMPDFVEPRTAQRGGTDLPLCTDLSTPEGGPCHKERFTETLPGGEGHSVLNAIDGLTQDDTKLFTVPEGEYFFVGDNRDNSLDSRFSKSRGGLGFVADEYLIGRADRVLFSSAGRSLLYVWTWRPDRFFKAIR from the coding sequence ATGGCGAAAGCGGAAAAGAAGGACGGGATCTGGGAAACGGTCAAGACCATTTTCTGGGCGCTCGTCATCGCGGGGATCTTCCGCACTCTGTTCTTCCAGCCCTTCTATATCCCCTCCGGCAGCATGAAGGACACGCTGCTGATCGGGGATTTCCTCTTCGTCAACAAGATGGCCTATGGCTATTCGCAATATTCCTGCCCCTTCTCGATGTGTCCGATCGAAGGCCGTATCCTCGGCTCTCAGCCCGAGCGGGGCGATGTGGTGGTGTTCCGTCACCCGACCCGTGGGGTGGACTATATCAAGCGCGTCGTCGGGCTGCCCGGCGATACGGTGCAGATGACCGAGGGCCGGCTGATCATTAATGGAGAGCCAGCGGAATATGAGAAAATGCCCGATTTCGTGGAGCCGCGCACCGCGCAGCGTGGCGGCACGGATCTGCCGCTCTGCACCGATCTTTCAACCCCGGAAGGCGGCCCCTGCCATAAGGAGCGTTTCACCGAAACCCTGCCCGGCGGCGAAGGCCACAGCGTACTGAACGCGATCGACGGGCTGACGCAGGACGACACGAAGCTGTTCACCGTCCCCGAGGGCGAATATTTCTTCGTCGGCGACAATCGCGACAACTCGCTGGATTCCCGCTTCAGCAAGTCGCGGGGCGGGCTCGGCTTCGTCGCCGATGAATATCTGATCGGGCGCGCGGACCGGGTGCTGTTCTCATCGGCGGGAAGATCGCTTCTCTACGTCTGGACCTGGCGTCCGGACCGCTTCTTCAAGGCAATTCGGTGA
- the era gene encoding GTPase Era — MTEHPATRAGFIALIGEPNAGKSTLLNRMVGAKVSIVTHKVQTTRARIRGIAMEGDAQLVFVDTPGIFRPRRRLDRSMVAAAWGGVSDADVIVLLIEAHRGLTDGVQQILDHLRETAGDRPVALAINKIDRVNPEVLLALTQKMNEAYDFAQTFMISAQKGRGTDDLRKWLSDAVPPGPWLYPEDQLADLPMRMIAAEITREKLTLRLHEELPYQLTVETEAWEDRKDGSAKIDQIIYVARAGHKGIVLGHKGETISAVGKAAREELTEFLGRKVHLFLTVKVRENWLNEAERFTEMGLDFGDG; from the coding sequence ATGACCGAACACCCCGCGACCCGCGCAGGCTTCATCGCCCTGATCGGCGAACCCAATGCCGGGAAATCCACCCTCCTGAACCGCATGGTCGGGGCCAAGGTCTCGATCGTCACCCACAAGGTGCAGACCACCCGCGCCCGCATCCGCGGCATCGCGATGGAGGGCGACGCGCAGCTTGTCTTCGTCGACACCCCCGGCATCTTCCGTCCGCGCCGCCGGCTCGACCGCTCGATGGTTGCTGCCGCATGGGGCGGGGTCTCGGACGCCGATGTCATCGTGCTGCTGATCGAGGCGCATCGCGGGCTGACCGATGGCGTGCAGCAGATCCTCGACCATCTGCGCGAAACGGCGGGCGACCGCCCCGTCGCGCTTGCCATCAACAAGATCGACCGGGTGAACCCCGAGGTGCTGCTGGCCCTGACACAGAAGATGAACGAGGCCTATGATTTCGCGCAGACCTTCATGATCTCGGCCCAGAAAGGGCGTGGCACCGACGATCTGCGCAAATGGCTGTCCGACGCCGTGCCCCCCGGCCCGTGGCTCTATCCCGAGGACCAGCTTGCCGATCTGCCGATGCGCATGATCGCCGCCGAGATCACCCGCGAAAAGCTGACACTCCGGCTGCATGAGGAACTGCCCTATCAGCTTACCGTGGAAACCGAAGCCTGGGAGGACCGCAAGGACGGCAGCGCAAAGATCGACCAGATCATCTATGTCGCCCGCGCCGGTCACAAGGGAATCGTGCTGGGCCACAAGGGCGAGACGATCAGCGCCGTCGGCAAGGCCGCCCGCGAGGAGCTGACCGAATTCCTGGGCCGCAAGGTGCATCTGTTCCTGACCGTGAAGGTCCGCGAGAACTGGCTGAACGAGGCCGAGCGTTTCACCGAGATGGGCCTTGATTTCGGCGATGGCTGA
- a CDS encoding pyridoxine 5'-phosphate synthase, with product MLRLGVNIDHVATVRNARGTPWPDPLRAAQMVEEAGADGITAHLREDRRHISDADIDALMEGLRLPLNLEMAATAEMQTIALRHKPHAICLVPEKREERTTEGGLDVAGNDNALGHYIEPLRDAGCRVSLFIGHEPAQIRAAARIGAAVVELHTGAYCDYDTEGRIAERDAELDGLRDGAALAESLGLEVHAGHGLTFDTVGPIAAIPQIKELNIGHFLISESIFIGLPEAIREMRRRMNEARA from the coding sequence ATGCTGAGACTTGGCGTCAATATCGACCACGTCGCTACGGTGCGCAACGCGCGTGGCACGCCCTGGCCCGACCCGCTGCGCGCCGCGCAGATGGTCGAAGAGGCAGGCGCCGACGGCATCACCGCGCATCTGCGCGAGGATCGGCGGCATATCTCGGACGCCGATATCGACGCGCTGATGGAGGGGCTGCGCCTGCCGCTGAACCTCGAAATGGCCGCGACCGCCGAGATGCAGACCATCGCGCTGCGCCACAAGCCCCATGCGATCTGTCTGGTGCCCGAAAAACGCGAAGAGCGCACGACCGAGGGCGGGCTGGATGTGGCCGGCAATGACAACGCCCTCGGCCATTATATCGAGCCGCTGCGCGATGCGGGGTGCCGGGTGTCGCTGTTCATCGGCCATGAGCCGGCGCAGATCAGGGCCGCGGCGCGGATCGGGGCGGCGGTGGTCGAGCTGCATACGGGTGCCTATTGCGATTACGACACCGAGGGCCGGATCGCCGAGCGTGACGCCGAGTTGGACGGCCTGCGCGATGGCGCGGCGCTTGCAGAGAGCCTCGGGCTGGAGGTTCATGCCGGTCACGGGCTGACCTTCGACACCGTCGGCCCCATCGCTGCGATCCCGCAGATCAAGGAATTGAATATCGGACATTTCCTGATCTCGGAATCCATCTTTATCGGCCTTCCCGAAGCGATCCGGGAAATGCGCCGCCGCATGAATGAGGCCCGCGCATGA